The Spirochaetota bacterium DNA window ATTACTTCTTGGTTCTCATATATAATGTGCAGAAAAATTATAAAAGTGCAATGTACCATATTACTTTGTGCAATGAAATGACACTACAGCAAACACAACCTGAACTTGAAAAAGCACACGCTGCACAAAAGGATTATGATACTGCCGAAGCTCACTATAGAAAGGTACTGACAATAAATCCTGTAAGTAAAGCGGCGTATTTGGGGCTTGCCCATTGTTACAGGGTACAAAAAAAAATTGATAGTGCTATCCAGATTCTTGAAGATTGCAAAAAAGTATATCCTACAGATACCGATGTTCTTCTGACACTTGCCCATGTGTACTTTGAGTTTAAACATCCAAAACGGCGTGACTATTTCATCAAGCAGGCAATAAATTTGAGCAAAACGGCCATTGCAATTGACAGCTTGCGCTGTGAAGCATATTCTTTGCTGTTTGAAATATATAAAGAGTTGGGTGAAGTACCTTTGAAGGATGAGAATGCTGTCAAGTATGATGCCTGCCTTGAGAGCAGCAAATAAATTAATCAAACACTATTGTTTTATTTGCGTAAACCAGTACCTTGTGTTCCAAATGTTTTTTAAGTGCTCGTGACAGTACCAGTTTTTCAATATCTTTACCTTTACGGATGATATCTTCAATTGAATCTTTATGCGATACTCGTATAACGTCCTGCTCAATAATAGGTCCCTGATCTAACAATTCGGTAACGTAGTGGCTGGTGGCTCCAATGATTTTAACACCATGCTCATATGCTTGATGGTATGGTTTCGCACCTTTGAATGCTGGCAAAAATGAATGGTGTATATTAATAATTTTGTTGGGATAATGTGAAACAAAATGTGCAGATAGTATCTGCATATAGCGGGCAAGCACAATGCAATCAATATCCAAATCCTTAAGTATGGCCAATTCTTTTTGTTCTTGCTGCAGCTTGTTTTCTTTTGTTTTTGGGAAAACAAAAAAGGGAATGTCAAAATATTTGGCGATAGTACCTAATGATTCATGATTGCTGATTATACAGGCAATATCAGTGGCAATTTCGCCTTCTTTTGCTTTCAGGAGAATATCATACAGGCAATGGTCCATTTTTGAAACAAAGATTGCTGTGCGCTGCTTTCTTGCTGAGAAATGCAATTGCCAGCTCATTTGGTATTCAGCAGCAATTGGCTCAAATGCTTTTATAATCCTGTTTTTTTCTATGCCAAAACCTTCTAAGTCCCATTCAATACGCATAAAAAAAGTTCCTGACGCCTCATCTGCGTGCTGATCAGATCGTACAATATTTCCATTATTGGAATATATAAAATGGGAGATTTTATACACAATCCCCTTTTTGTCAGGACATGAGATAAGTAAAATGGCACTTTCTTTAGAATGCACTGGAAAACCCCATAAAGTGTTTATGGGTGAATAGATGTGTGGTTGATTATTTATTGTCAATAATTATTAAGCTCTGACCCTTATTTTTCACACCCACCCAAGTATCATGGAATACTTCTTTTTATAATATTCCTCATACTCCATAAACACAGCCACCCTTTCGTCAAAGGTTTCCCCTAACTGTACAAAGTAATCATGATGGTCTATTGGCACTCCTACATCAGCATCTTCCTGTAAATATGCTTTTATGCTGCTGTAGTGGTATGTAGTGGGGTCAGAGCATATTATTTTCATCACAATATCATTCAAACCCCGAAGGGGTGAAATTATTGTAAGGGTCAAAGCCTCACTCTCACCATCTCTGCGGTCTCTGCGTGAGACCAACTGATGCATCACGCAGAGTACGCAGAGTTATGGGAGAGATAGTGGGATTTGTGGCAGAATCTTAATGGATAGGATGATACGTAAGATCATTAGTGGGGTCATAGCATATTATTTTCATCACAACATCATTCAAACCCCGAAGGGGTTCTATTATTGTAATGGGGTTAGAACATAGACGCTCTGCGTGAGACAAAGTAATGCATTACGCAGAATACGCTGAGTTATTTGAGAGATAGTGGGATTTGCGGCAGATCCTTAATGGATAGGATGATACGTAAGATCATTAGTGGGGTCATAGCATATTATTTTCATCACAACATCATTCAAACCCCGAAGGGGTGATATTATTGTAAGGGGTCAGAGCATTGTGATTGGATCCTGAATCAAGTTCAGGATGACTGCACTGAATCAATCCTGAAATAAATTCAGGACATGGTTCAGAATGACACCCTGTTATTCACTATAAAACCCCGAAGGGGTGAAATTATTGTAAGGGGTCAGAGCTTTATACTCACCTCTAAATTATATTGACATACGTTATATAACATTGTATAAAAATAAAAAATAAATTAATTGGAGGTTACCATGAAAATTGATTTACCATGGGGTGCTTCACACATATCTTTAGATCTTCCTGATACCTGGGATGTAATTATTCCACAGCAACAGCAGCATGAACTATCGCCCAAAAAACAAAATGAAAAAGACATTGTTGCCAAAGCACTGACCCACCCTATTGATGCAAAACCTATTCAAAAACACGCATTAAAAAATAAAAAAGTTGTAATTATAGTAGATGACAATACCCGCCCCACTCCTGCCTATAAGTTTTTTGATATTGTTCTGGATGCACTTAAAAAGGCGGGATGTACCGCAAAGAATAATGCTATTATTATTCCTGCACTGGGTATTCACACCCCAATGAAAAAAGAAGAAATGGAAGAAAAGATTGGTAAGAAAAATATTAACCAGGTGCAGTGGGAAAACCACGATGCGTTTGATAAAAATAAAAACGCATATTTTGGTAAGACCTCACATGGCGTTGAAGTATATCTTAACCATCATCTGAAAGATGCTGATTTTATTATTCTTATTGGACTTGTGGAGCCACACCTGTGGGCAGGCTTTGGCGGTGGACTTAAAAATATACTGCCTGGCGTTGCATACGCTGAAACCATTGGAAATCATCATGCAATTATTGCCGAACCACCATACCGTTTTAACAGAGTTGCCGTTGACCCAGAACACAACTCATTCAGACTTGACCTGGAAGAAACATTGAATATGATCAAAGCCGAAGTATTTTGTATTAACGTTGTTCTCAATAGTAATAAGGACATCATTGCCTGCTTTGCAGGTCACCCCATTCACTGTCACAGAGAAGCAGTTGCATTCACCAAAACAATATGTGGATTGCCATTACACAAACAGGTTGATGGTATTATAACCAATTCAGCCCCTATGGACATTAACTTTAAACAGAGCATGAAATGCGTAGGGAATACCCTTCCTGCCTTACGGCCAAAAGGCATTGTTATGGGTTTTTTGCGTGCCGAGCGCGGCCTTGATGATATTCCACTACCCGACAAATCAACACCACTGTGGTTAACACGTGCAATTTTGCGAACATTAGGCCCCGCACGGGTACTTGGATTTCTTGAAAAAGTTAAACCTGGCCTTGATGTTGAGCAGAAGTTTTTAACCTACTATTCAATGCAGCTTATACGTGCGCACAATCTCTATTTTTATGTCCCTTCACTATCAGATACCGAGGTTAAGGCCCTGGGATTCTTTGAACGGTTTAATCAGCCGCAGGAAGTGATTGAACGAGGCCTTAAACACTTAGGCAAAAAAGCAACGGTAGCTGTGTTTACGGAAGGTGGATCTACATTCCCATTGTTTTCAGTAAAATAATTATCTAAACCTCAATTGTTTATCGTGCACCAGATGAAAGTGTTCAAACCTGCTATGAAAGGCACGGGGGAGTACTGTATTTTAAATAAAATTATTGACATAAACGATAATCTGCATACATACAGATGCAACTAAAAAAATCACATTTATTTAAAAGGGATATCTATGGCAAAATTAAAAAGTGCTTCTCTCTTATTTGTAATTAGTTGCATCATATCATGTGGTCTGTATAACAATTCATCAGCACGCACACAATCACCGTTTGCTGCAACACCCATTGATACTAAACTTGTTGAAGCCACACGATTTTTAGCAGGTAAACCACTATCCCCTTCTTCTTCGCTTTTCCCACTTACTACTGATAAACGTTACCTTTCCTATGTGGATGAATTAAAGAAAAGCTGGGCACGACTACAGCAGAAAAACTTGGATGCAATTGAAAAATGGCGAAAACAAAATTTGCCTGTACACTATAATAAGACTATCTTTTACCCATTCAGCGGCCCCGACATCTTAAATGCTATTGCTTTTTTCCCTGATGGCGATGAATATATCATGTTTGGACTTGAACCTTGCGGCAATATTCCTGACCCTCACACAGTAAATAAGGAACGTGTATTTTCAGGGCTTTTGGGTTTGCGTGCATCGCTTAATGAAATACTCAATATGAACTTTTTTAAAACCATCGATATGCAGCAGGAAGTGAGCACCAATGAATTTAACAGTATGATAAGCATCATCATGTGGTTTTTGGGGCAGCTTGATTATGAAGTGATCAATGCACGTAAAATTTGGATTGATGATAATAGCCTTATAACAACAACCCCACCTGTTATGAAACAAAACAAATACATACCTGGCGCAGAGATTTTTTTCAAGGACAACACTGGTTATATCAAACGGGTGCGGTATTTCCAGATCAATGTTATTGATAACTCATTATCAACCTATACTAATTTTATACCACACCTTGCATCGTACCCGCGCTACACCACCATCATAAAATCAGCGTCATACCTCATGCATAACGACAACAAATTTACCAAGATTCGTGACCTCACGTTGCAACATAGCGACCTTATTTTACAGGATGATTCCGGTGTGGCGCTTAAGTTTTTCAGCCCCTATCAGTGGAGATTTACATTCTTTGGAGTCTACACCAAACCAGTACCACTGTTTGCACATCGCTATCAGCCAGAATTAAAAGAAAAGTTTGACACCCTGTCTAAGGGGCCACTGCCTTTCTCATATGGATATAACAGTGGTATTGGCAATTCCAATCTGATGCTGGCAGAACGCGTTCAATGAAAAAATTTTTTCTTTTAATAATACTCACCGGTTGCATTTTGTGTTGTTCACACCAGTTGCATGCACAGTGTACGCTTGCACCGGGGCTACATACCATCTTTTTGCCTGATGCAGCCGTAAATCCTGCTAAAACAATTCCCATTGATATTATCATAAGCGATAGTAACTGTAGAAAAAACATCCTGGTTTTGCCAGGATGGAATTTCAACCGCAAACGATGGATACAAGAAACATCACTGCAGCAGGAAGCAGCAAAGCGAGGATACAACCTTATCCTGCCTGAGATGTCGGTGACTATCTACGAATCACACTACTATCCCGAAACTAAGCGCAAATGGGCAAAAACGCCAGGATCGCAATGGATAAAAGAGATTTGTATTCCCCACTTACAGAATCAAGGCATGCTTTTACACAGCCAGTTCAATGCTGTTATGGGACTTTCCACTGGTGGAAGAGGTGCAGTGCTCACTGCCCTGTACAATAAAGGCATATTTAAGGCTGCTGCATCGCTTTCTGGTGATTTTGATCAAACACGTATGAAGTATGATAAGCTGATGACAGCACTGTATGGCCCTTATGAATACTATAAAGAACGCTGGGAAAAGGTCGATAACCCTTTTGCAATGATAGCTGAATGGGACATACCTCTTTATTTAGGTCATGGTACAAAGGACACCATTGTTCCATATGAGCAGACAAAAATTTTTTATGAAGCATTGAAAAAAGCAAAACCAGATATTACTATTACATTTAATGACTGCGCATGCGGCCATGATTTTATCTACTGGAACAGTGAAGTGGT harbors:
- the larA gene encoding nickel-dependent lactate racemase, with the translated sequence MKIDLPWGASHISLDLPDTWDVIIPQQQQHELSPKKQNEKDIVAKALTHPIDAKPIQKHALKNKKVVIIVDDNTRPTPAYKFFDIVLDALKKAGCTAKNNAIIIPALGIHTPMKKEEMEEKIGKKNINQVQWENHDAFDKNKNAYFGKTSHGVEVYLNHHLKDADFIILIGLVEPHLWAGFGGGLKNILPGVAYAETIGNHHAIIAEPPYRFNRVAVDPEHNSFRLDLEETLNMIKAEVFCINVVLNSNKDIIACFAGHPIHCHREAVAFTKTICGLPLHKQVDGIITNSAPMDINFKQSMKCVGNTLPALRPKGIVMGFLRAERGLDDIPLPDKSTPLWLTRAILRTLGPARVLGFLEKVKPGLDVEQKFLTYYSMQLIRAHNLYFYVPSLSDTEVKALGFFERFNQPQEVIERGLKHLGKKATVAVFTEGGSTFPLFSVK
- a CDS encoding prolyl oligopeptidase family serine peptidase, whose translation is MKKFFLLIILTGCILCCSHQLHAQCTLAPGLHTIFLPDAAVNPAKTIPIDIIISDSNCRKNILVLPGWNFNRKRWIQETSLQQEAAKRGYNLILPEMSVTIYESHYYPETKRKWAKTPGSQWIKEICIPHLQNQGMLLHSQFNAVMGLSTGGRGAVLTALYNKGIFKAAASLSGDFDQTRMKYDKLMTALYGPYEYYKERWEKVDNPFAMIAEWDIPLYLGHGTKDTIVPYEQTKIFYEALKKAKPDITITFNDCACGHDFIYWNSEVVPVLEFFDSIYKKEGNK
- the purU gene encoding formyltetrahydrofolate deformylase, with translation MHSKESAILLISCPDKKGIVYKISHFIYSNNGNIVRSDQHADEASGTFFMRIEWDLEGFGIEKNRIIKAFEPIAAEYQMSWQLHFSARKQRTAIFVSKMDHCLYDILLKAKEGEIATDIACIISNHESLGTIAKYFDIPFFVFPKTKENKLQQEQKELAILKDLDIDCIVLARYMQILSAHFVSHYPNKIINIHHSFLPAFKGAKPYHQAYEHGVKIIGATSHYVTELLDQGPIIEQDVIRVSHKDSIEDIIRKGKDIEKLVLSRALKKHLEHKVLVYANKTIVFD
- a CDS encoding tetratricopeptide repeat protein, producing the protein MSIQKFFAIFFFTVTIAYNNSEMYAEDDAAFYYRKALIQYTHQMYNYAIESLELALSSDPKHFEAANLLAKIYLEYYNDRVRALQYFIESLTINDNQPDIHLEAGKLYYFFSEYSKAIDHLQRAIAQKNDVYAHYFLVLIYNVQKNYKSAMYHITLCNEMTLQQTQPELEKAHAAQKDYDTAEAHYRKVLTINPVSKAAYLGLAHCYRVQKKIDSAIQILEDCKKVYPTDTDVLLTLAHVYFEFKHPKRRDYFIKQAINLSKTAIAIDSLRCEAYSLLFEIYKELGEVPLKDENAVKYDACLESSK